A region from the Thermoplasmatales archaeon genome encodes:
- a CDS encoding phosphoribosylglycinamide formyltransferase translates to MRSIVILASGNGTNFQAIVDAIEDGRIHAGIKLLLSDRKDAYVLSRARTRNIPFKIVTYRKSDPDFLNSTIENTIRAISPDLVVLAGFNRILNDSTVKEFRTINIHPSLLPCFGGKGFYGMKVHESVIASGAKFSGCTVHFVTGEIDGGPIILQRIVSVLDSDTPESLAERIHHEEHVAIVDAINTVLESNYRISGKRVLRP, encoded by the coding sequence ATGAGATCCATCGTCATTCTTGCATCCGGTAATGGAACAAACTTCCAGGCGATAGTAGATGCCATAGAAGATGGAAGGATACATGCAGGTATCAAGCTCCTCCTATCAGACAGGAAAGACGCTTACGTTCTCAGCAGGGCCAGGACCAGAAATATCCCTTTCAAGATTGTAACATACAGGAAGAGCGATCCGGATTTTCTTAACAGCACGATAGAGAACACAATCAGGGCAATCAGCCCAGACCTGGTGGTTCTGGCCGGGTTCAACAGGATTCTCAATGACAGTACAGTAAAGGAATTCAGGACGATAAATATACACCCGTCTCTCCTGCCGTGTTTCGGCGGTAAGGGTTTTTACGGAATGAAGGTTCATGAATCGGTTATAGCCAGTGGGGCGAAATTTTCCGGTTGTACCGTCCATTTCGTAACGGGTGAAATTGATGGTGGACCAATAATATTGCAGAGAATAGTAAGCGTCCTTGATTCAGACACACCGGAGTCGCTTGCGGAAAGGATACATCACGAAGAGCACGTTGCAATCGTTGATGCAATTAATACAGTACTGGAAAGCAACTACAGAATATCCGGAAAGAGGGTGCTTAGACCCTGA
- the rfcS_1 gene encoding afRFC small subunit — protein MIDIWTEKYRPKNLSEIVGQEENVRKLKSFVERRELPHLIFAGPSGIGKTTAALAIAMELFGQDWKQNILELNASNERGIDVIRENVKDFARIMASNDLGFKIIFLDEADQLTPEAQAALRRTMEVYSSTTRFIFSCNYSSQIIPPIQSRTVVMRFRPVKPEDMVKRLRFISDQEKLTIDNESLLSIAEASEGDMRRALNVLQSVKASGNSGAMNIFEIQGMANKESFRKLAAASLAGLFNDAREMLDRMLIEEGLSGIDIIRGMHSAIRKENMPAKQKIQVIMALGDAEFRLVEGSNDNIQLDAMIARICNIGQEIN, from the coding sequence ATGATTGACATTTGGACAGAGAAGTACAGGCCAAAAAACCTTTCAGAAATAGTCGGGCAGGAAGAGAATGTGAGGAAGCTGAAATCCTTCGTTGAACGCAGGGAGTTGCCACACCTTATTTTTGCCGGGCCTTCTGGAATTGGAAAGACTACTGCCGCACTTGCCATTGCAATGGAACTCTTTGGACAGGACTGGAAGCAGAATATCCTTGAACTGAACGCGTCCAACGAGCGTGGAATAGACGTAATAAGAGAAAATGTCAAGGATTTCGCACGGATAATGGCCTCCAATGACCTCGGCTTCAAGATAATATTCCTGGACGAGGCGGATCAGCTGACGCCTGAAGCGCAAGCTGCACTCAGGAGAACCATGGAGGTTTATTCATCCACAACCAGGTTCATATTTTCCTGCAATTACTCATCACAAATTATTCCGCCCATACAGTCACGGACAGTTGTGATGCGATTCAGGCCGGTGAAACCTGAAGACATGGTAAAGAGGCTTAGATTCATTTCAGACCAGGAGAAGTTGACCATAGATAATGAGTCACTTCTATCCATTGCCGAAGCATCGGAGGGTGACATGAGGAGAGCGCTGAATGTTCTTCAATCCGTTAAAGCTTCAGGGAACTCCGGAGCCATGAACATATTTGAGATACAGGGAATGGCAAATAAGGAATCTTTCAGGAAACTCGCTGCTGCGTCCCTGGCTGGACTGTTCAACGATGCAAGGGAAATGCTGGACAGGATGCTCATCGAAGAGGGGCTGTCCGGAATCGATATTATAAGGGGAATGCATTCTGCGATTAGAAAGGAGAATATGCCTGCAAAGCAGAAAATACAGGTAATAATGGCCCTTGGAGATGCTGAATTCCGCCTGGTTGAAGGCTCAAACGATAATATACAGCTTGATGCCATGATAGCGCGGATTTGCAACATCGGACAGGAAATCAACTGA
- a CDS encoding hypothetical protein (Resolvase, N terminal domain), translating to MKAEEVLNLLQISRKTLHVYSKNGRIRYTVMPNKRYNYNEEDVYKILNKDVKRKTVLYARVSTSKQKNDLQNQIQQLKQWCFMNGYTISAIYSDIASGVSFEKRKGFFEMLDEIINNKVEKVIVTYKDRLSRVGFELFSYLFRKYRTEIVVISEVGSTELDSGEFFEDIASMLHSYSMKMYSRHRNHSIEVGYEG from the coding sequence ATGAAAGCTGAAGAAGTTTTGAATTTATTGCAAATTTCCAGAAAAACTCTTCACGTTTACTCAAAGAACGGCAGGATCAGGTACACTGTGATGCCGAATAAACGATACAACTACAATGAGGAAGACGTTTACAAAATCCTGAACAAGGACGTCAAGAGAAAAACTGTGCTGTATGCACGTGTATCCACATCCAAGCAGAAGAACGATCTGCAGAACCAGATTCAACAGCTGAAGCAGTGGTGTTTCATGAATGGATATACAATAAGTGCAATATACTCGGATATTGCATCCGGCGTATCATTCGAGAAAAGGAAAGGATTCTTTGAGATGCTTGATGAGATCATAAACAACAAAGTAGAAAAAGTGATAGTAACCTATAAGGACAGGCTAAGCAGGGTTGGTTTTGAATTATTCAGTTACCTGTTCAGGAAATACAGGACAGAAATAGTTGTTATATCTGAAGTAGGCAGTACAGAACTTGATTCCGGGGAGTTCTTTGAGGATATAGCTTCAATGCTGCACAGTTACTCCATGAAGATGTATTCCAGACACCGGAATCATTCCATTGAGGTCGGGTATGAAGGTTAG
- a CDS encoding putative nucleic-acid-binding protein containing a Zn-ribbon produces MGELSRIWRESEHRYRLMGNKCGHCDMVFFPIRDVCPHCHRESIGKMKPVELSGKGEIVSFTIVHDTPPSFVRQRPYTLALIRLDEGPVLTGQIVDAEKDAVEIGKRVKSVFRKIGEDGKSGIIQYGYKFVLE; encoded by the coding sequence ATGGGTGAGCTGTCAAGAATATGGAGGGAATCCGAACACAGGTACAGGCTGATGGGAAATAAATGCGGACACTGCGACATGGTATTCTTCCCAATAAGGGATGTTTGTCCACACTGCCACAGGGAATCCATAGGGAAGATGAAACCTGTCGAGCTTTCCGGTAAAGGCGAAATAGTTTCATTCACCATAGTGCACGACACGCCGCCTTCATTTGTCAGGCAGAGGCCATACACGCTTGCCCTTATCAGGCTGGACGAGGGTCCTGTCTTGACTGGCCAGATAGTGGACGCCGAAAAAGATGCCGTAGAGATAGGGAAGAGGGTGAAATCCGTCTTCAGGAAAATCGGAGAGGACGGCAAGAGTGGCATTATCCAGTATGGATATAAATTTGTACTTGAGTGA
- a CDS encoding transposase, IS605 OrfB family: protein MKVRRTEQVYLRENDTISHMCHLSKNLYNQVNYILRQQFMNKEKLTTYGDLVKLFQEPSEEEDHNNYQKLPAQTAQWTVRKVVMSWHSFFKAIKAWKKHPDKFMGRPGLPGYKARDGEFLLVFTNQQCSIENGILKFPRIMGVEVKTRLNDVKLKEVRIVPQGTGYMMEIVYEKEIADISGMKPKRVMGIDIGVRNLVTMGNSISEKGIAVRAGLLKSINQYFNKELARYRSINDLQGNERKTTEKIQKLFMKRNRRVKDIMHKVSKSIVEYARSHNIDTIVIGHNGGWKDSSNMGKRNNQNFVQLPFNMLITQIKYKAEEAGINVMIQNEDHTSKCSFLDNESIEHHDTYLGRRIRRGTFRSANGKLIHADLQASYNIIKKAVPEAFANGIEGIGLYPRSLSIRQMITSKGGC, encoded by the coding sequence ATGAAGGTTAGGAGAACAGAGCAGGTATACTTAAGGGAAAACGACACCATCTCACATATGTGCCATCTCTCCAAGAACCTCTACAACCAGGTCAATTACATACTGAGACAGCAATTCATGAATAAAGAGAAGCTCACAACATACGGAGATCTGGTCAAACTGTTCCAGGAACCATCTGAAGAAGAGGATCACAACAATTACCAGAAATTACCGGCACAGACAGCACAGTGGACAGTAAGGAAGGTTGTAATGTCATGGCATTCATTCTTCAAGGCCATAAAAGCATGGAAGAAGCATCCGGATAAATTCATGGGAAGGCCGGGATTGCCGGGATACAAGGCCAGAGACGGTGAATTTCTACTGGTCTTTACAAACCAGCAGTGCAGCATAGAGAATGGGATACTGAAATTCCCCAGGATAATGGGTGTGGAGGTAAAGACAAGGCTGAATGATGTAAAGCTGAAAGAGGTAAGGATAGTGCCGCAGGGCACAGGTTACATGATGGAAATAGTGTACGAGAAGGAGATAGCGGACATATCCGGCATGAAACCAAAAAGGGTCATGGGCATAGACATCGGTGTGAGGAATCTTGTAACTATGGGTAACAGCATCTCTGAAAAAGGGATTGCTGTAAGGGCAGGATTGCTCAAATCGATCAACCAGTATTTTAACAAAGAGCTCGCAAGATACAGGAGCATAAACGACCTTCAGGGAAATGAACGAAAGACTACAGAGAAGATACAGAAACTTTTCATGAAGAGAAACAGGAGAGTAAAGGATATCATGCATAAAGTTTCGAAATCCATTGTGGAGTATGCCAGAAGCCACAATATTGACACAATAGTCATAGGACATAACGGCGGATGGAAAGATTCATCGAACATGGGAAAGAGAAACAACCAGAACTTTGTCCAGCTGCCATTCAACATGCTTATAACACAGATAAAATACAAAGCTGAAGAGGCTGGAATCAATGTCATGATACAGAACGAGGATCACACAAGCAAATGTTCCTTCCTGGATAATGAGAGCATAGAACACCATGACACATACTTGGGAAGGAGGATCAGGAGAGGCACATTCCGATCCGCAAACGGAAAGTTGATCCATGCCGATCTGCAGGCATCGTACAACATAATAAAGAAAGCAGTCCCCGAAGCTTTCGCCAACGGGATAGAGGGTATTGGGTTATATCCACGAAGTTTAAGCATCAGACAGATGATAACTTCCAAAGGTGGCTGTTAA
- a CDS encoding acetyl-CoA acetyltransferase — translation MSNNVYVIGAGETKYGELWERSLRDLAVEAGLRAIENAGIYSKDIQILYGSNSLAGIINGQENIGSLIADFSGIAAQNIPAVRIEASSASGGAAVREAYLAIRSGEYDVAVVGGVEKMTDIFGNEVLDMMSSLLDREWEAFFGATPAALAAISARKYMKDFNVKKDALAMMSVNDHANASLNLNSHFKNKITLEQALNATPVAEPLNLMDCSPVTDGASALVMASESYMKKNRLSGVKIAASAISQDYLALHSRNSLYTLDSTKIAAKEAFKRSGLKPEDMSFVELHDSYSIYGLMELEDLGFAEKGKASTLVEDDIKINGRLPVNPSGGLKAKGNPLGATGVGQFVEAFLQLSGKADKRQVKDAKYGILQNMAGTGSTSVVHIVGGD, via the coding sequence TTGAGTAATAACGTTTACGTGATAGGAGCAGGCGAGACCAAATATGGTGAACTGTGGGAGAGATCCCTCAGGGACCTTGCAGTGGAAGCTGGATTAAGGGCAATAGAGAATGCAGGAATATATTCAAAAGACATCCAGATTCTTTATGGGAGCAACAGTCTTGCGGGCATAATCAATGGACAGGAAAACATCGGGTCGCTTATCGCAGATTTCTCAGGCATAGCGGCGCAGAATATTCCTGCTGTGAGAATTGAGGCTTCAAGTGCATCAGGCGGTGCCGCCGTCAGGGAAGCTTACCTTGCAATAAGGTCGGGAGAGTACGACGTTGCGGTTGTGGGTGGAGTGGAGAAGATGACAGATATATTCGGGAACGAAGTCCTGGACATGATGTCGTCGCTCCTGGACCGCGAATGGGAAGCTTTCTTTGGTGCAACCCCGGCTGCACTTGCTGCAATTTCCGCGAGAAAGTACATGAAGGATTTCAACGTGAAGAAGGATGCACTGGCAATGATGTCTGTGAATGACCACGCAAATGCTTCCCTGAACCTAAACTCACACTTCAAGAACAAGATAACCCTTGAGCAGGCTTTAAATGCAACACCAGTTGCGGAACCGTTGAATCTTATGGACTGCAGCCCGGTGACCGATGGTGCATCTGCATTAGTAATGGCATCCGAGAGCTACATGAAGAAAAACCGGCTGAGTGGCGTCAAGATAGCTGCATCTGCAATATCCCAGGACTACCTGGCCCTGCACAGCAGGAATTCCCTTTACACTCTGGATTCTACCAAGATAGCTGCTAAGGAGGCGTTCAAGAGGTCCGGACTGAAGCCAGAGGATATGTCATTCGTGGAGCTGCACGATTCCTACAGTATATATGGACTGATGGAACTTGAGGACCTTGGATTTGCCGAGAAAGGCAAAGCGAGCACGCTAGTTGAAGATGACATAAAGATAAACGGAAGGCTCCCGGTAAACCCGTCCGGAGGGCTCAAGGCAAAGGGAAACCCGCTCGGCGCAACCGGAGTCGGACAGTTCGTTGAGGCTTTCCTTCAGCTGAGCGGAAAGGCTGACAAAAGGCAGGTTAAGGATGCAAAGTATGGAATCCTTCAGAACATGGCCGGAACTGGGTCTACTTCTGTAGTGCACATAGTCGGAGGCGATTAA